Genomic segment of Iocasia fonsfrigidae:
GACACCGCAGCGCAACATTAATTTTCTTGTACGCTCTGCTCAGATGCGGAGTGCCTGCGGTACACGACAAGGGAAGTAAATATATTTGTAGGTCTTTCAAGTTATCCATAATCTTGCAAATCACATAATCTCCTGAATATAAACCTCTGTCACTCTATACTGCCTCCCAGCGCGGACATTTTGCCCCCCAGCGGGCTATTAACTGACTATCCTGATAGATATTTACTATTTCACAACAATTAGGACAACCATCACACTCAAAACTGGTAGTTTTAAAATTGAAATCAGTAATCTCAAAACCCTTAAATGAAGTCTTTTTCCTTTTTAAACGGGCGATCTCTTCCCGGGCAAGTATCGCTGCCCCAACAGCCCCCATAACATTATAATTCTCCGGAACAATTACATCAATCCCCAGTTCATCTTCAAAGGCTTTTTTAATTCCTACATTAGCCGCCACTCCCCCCTGAAATATTATCGGACCTTTAATGTCCTTACCCTTGGCCAGATTATTCAAATAATTTCTAACCATGGCAGCCGATAATCCTGCTATTATCTCAGGAAGGTCATGTCCTAACTGCTGTTTGTGAATCATATCTGATTCTGCAAAAACCGAACAACGTCCTGCAATCCTGACTGGTGCCTCGGCTCTTAAGGCATATTCCCCAAACTCTTCAATAGGTATCTCCAGACGGGCAGCCTGCTGGTCAAGAAATGACCCGGTACCAGCAGCACAGACAGAATTCATGGCAAAGTCAACAGCTACTCCATCACGAATGATTATAATCTTGGAGTCCTGACCACCTATCTCCAGGACAGTTTTCACATCAGGTATCATATGTACTGCTGCTACAGCATGGGTAGTGATCTCATTTTTTATAACATCAGCCCCCAGTATCACACCAGCCAGATTACGTCCACTACCTGTTGTCCCTACTGCCCCTATTTCAGAGTTATCATACTTATCTTGCAGCTGATTGATTCCCTCGCTAATCACTTTTAGAGGTTGACCCTTTGTTCTTAGATATATTTTATCAACTATCTTCATTGAACTATCCAGTACAGCAATATCTGTACTAACTGAACCAACATCTACCCCTAAATAATATCTAGGCATAATTTATCCCCTTTTCCAATAATTTGCCATCATAAATTTTTTTACGCATTAAGAGGTCCACAAAGGCTTCAATCCTTGTCTGTAAACCAGCATCACCAGTATGCTCATCAAAAAACAGTGATAGAACAGGTATCTTTTCTTTTTTACTTACTGAAGGCAAAATCGTCTGGGAGATTATCTCCGGCATACAGGTAAAAGGTGCCAGCTGTATAACACCATCATACCCAACCCGGGCATAACGAACTGTGTTTCCAATACTATCAAGTCCATGTCCCCCGACAAATGAATCCAGATAATCCTCTGCTGCTTTTTTTATTTGCCTCATTTCATTTCCCAGGTGAAGGAAATGTGATAACCAGCTTGACATATAGATATCCCTCTTAACTATCACACCAAGTTCACCTAGTTTTTCTTCAATATTTAGGTTAACAAAGGGTTCAAGTACCAGATAGATTTCACCTACTATTCCAATTATCAGCCTTTCATCCCTTTGATAGTCGTTAATATTTTCTTTAATTTTATTTTGATATTCGTCTTTCAGTGCTTTTATCTTTTTGAGGGAACTAACCTGATCTATTTTCTTTAAAAAAGAACTATAAAGACTATCAATCTCACCCTTTTTTTTCTCCAAAGCACGAGTAGCCAGAACAAGCTTATATATATTATCAATCATATAAATTTTATACAGGGCCAGTTTTAATCCATTATAAAGCCTTTTTAAAGAAACATTACCCAGAATTTTTTTGATATGCTGATAGTCCCTGAGTAAGTTTGGTTCCAACACAATCATTTCAAAACAGTAACCCAGATCTTCTAATATTGCCCGTTGTACTTCAGCATAATAACCAAAGCGGCAGGGACCACAGCCGCCTCCCATGACAATAACATTAGCCCCCTTTTCCAGGGCCTCAATAAAATTACCCAGATTTATTTTTAAAGGAAGACAGGCAAATTCTGGTCCATATTTAACACCAAGATCAAGTGTTTTTTTTGATATTTTAGGGGGAACTACTACTTCAAATCCAAGTTCAGCAAACAATGCCTTAAGACCTATCTTCATATCTCCCATCTGGGGAAAGGTTATTTTTTTCATGCCATCTCCCTTCTTTCCACCAGGTCCACAAAGGCCTCTAACCTGGTAAGTAGACCAGCTTCACCACTA
This window contains:
- a CDS encoding acyl-CoA dehydratase activase, with the protein product MPRYYLGVDVGSVSTDIAVLDSSMKIVDKIYLRTKGQPLKVISEGINQLQDKYDNSEIGAVGTTGSGRNLAGVILGADVIKNEITTHAVAAVHMIPDVKTVLEIGGQDSKIIIIRDGVAVDFAMNSVCAAGTGSFLDQQAARLEIPIEEFGEYALRAEAPVRIAGRCSVFAESDMIHKQQLGHDLPEIIAGLSAAMVRNYLNNLAKGKDIKGPIIFQGGVAANVGIKKAFEDELGIDVIVPENYNVMGAVGAAILAREEIARLKRKKTSFKGFEITDFNFKTTSFECDGCPNCCEIVNIYQDSQLIARWGAKCPRWEAV
- a CDS encoding acyl-CoA dehydratase activase-related protein, with the translated sequence MKKITFPQMGDMKIGLKALFAELGFEVVVPPKISKKTLDLGVKYGPEFACLPLKINLGNFIEALEKGANVIVMGGGCGPCRFGYYAEVQRAILEDLGYCFEMIVLEPNLLRDYQHIKKILGNVSLKRLYNGLKLALYKIYMIDNIYKLVLATRALEKKKGEIDSLYSSFLKKIDQVSSLKKIKALKDEYQNKIKENINDYQRDERLIIGIVGEIYLVLEPFVNLNIEEKLGELGVIVKRDIYMSSWLSHFLHLGNEMRQIKKAAEDYLDSFVGGHGLDSIGNTVRYARVGYDGVIQLAPFTCMPEIISQTILPSVSKKEKIPVLSLFFDEHTGDAGLQTRIEAFVDLLMRKKIYDGKLLEKGINYA